GCCGGGAACGCcgctggtttttcaaaatgtcAGTGCTGCCCCTACATTCACCGACTTGATGTCACCGCCTCTTCCTTTGAAAGTCAAAGATGAGAACGAACCTAACCAAGACGAAAGGGATATTTCGCCAACCACAAAAGTGCCTGAAGGTAAAATCCCACCAGTATCCGAATATACAGGTGTCGCCAACCACTCGCGTAAACCAGACATCAACTCAAAATCATATCAACAATTACTAGAGAATTACTGCTTTTTCCAAAGCCCCTCCACTGTGTCTTCATTTTTGAACAATAACAATGCTAATGAGAAGTCACAAGTTGACAACAAATATGGCCATAATTTCTATTAGCAAAAGCATTCAATCATTACCTGGTGTACAATAATTGCCATCATCGCTTACCCACTGTTCGCTAATTACTTCTTATATACTGTCAATTATAATCGATTAAACccttctcttctttctttcgGGCAGCTCCTCTTCGGCGTCCAAAAATTCGGtgtctccttcttcttggtcagcGCTGGAATCGATAATctcatcttcttcaccatcGCTGATTCCATCTTCATCCCCACTAACCTCGTCTTCGCTGTCACTCAACTGATCATACTTGCTCTTTAGACCTTTCATCTTTCTGGTCTGTAGTTTGCTCAGGTCTTGGGTACCAACGTGAACCTTGGCGATCTTGTCACCCATTCTATCCACATCAACGTTCTTCTTTTGAGTTGGTTGCAATTGCTTAGGCACCTTGAGTGCTTCCTTCTCCATCTCAGGGTCAGGGTATTGATGTCTACCGATTTTGAAGTCAAGTCTAGGACCTGTCTCTTCGAGCTCCACTCTTGGCAATTTTGGCTCAGCAGACTTGTAAGTCTTTAATTTGTATACGCGGAAATGAACCAGAGGGAGCTTAGAAATACTTTCGTCATTATCGTCCTCTTCAATTGCTGACACAGCAATCACATGTTGTAGTCCAGAGACGTCTTGTAGTTTGGTAACCTCTCCTCTGAAAAAGTCCAAAAATAGGGATTTAATCTGTTTGAAAAGCGGATGAGTATCAAAAATTGGACCATTGAAAACGAACATCGGCTTCAAACCGACTTGAAATGTCGCCTTCTTAAACTCCTCCAATAGCTTATAGTTGTTCAGCACAAGAAGTTCGACCATATCGTAGATTTTGTAATTAAATGTGCGCACAAAGGTTAAATTATTAGGTCTCTTCTTGTTGCTGCTCATGAAAACAAGTAAAGAAGCATCATTCTTctcgctgaaaaactctAATTTCGATGCGTCTTCAAATGGTAGGACTTCGTTCTTTTTGGTAAACCGTTTAACATCTGGCTTTTTTAGAGCAGCCAAATCCACGGAGATATCATGAAGGGCTTTGTTCGAAGTCGTTCCCGGAACAAACAAAGCCGTCTTCACATTTTCAACTATTTTGGGCTGTCTTTTATCCAGAGCTCTTTTCGAACGCGCGTTCTTGGGCTTGATCGTCCTAATCATATTGGctatatatttttttctaacgaaaaatatttttaaaatatttttttgagatCCCGGATTGGGAAGGGTTACCCGGGGCTAGCCAGTTTTTATTTACCAAACAAATCTATCAATCTTCTTTCATGTTCAGTTTCAACCTTGAGAGATTGAGGAGTTCGACACCGGCTAGTTCCAACCAGTCAGCACATACAGTGAGATTGGTAGAAACTGTGCACACAGACTCATTTGTTATCTCGAGATACCCTTGTGAACTCCCCCAGCTTAAAAATGACGAAACCATTTGCTATGGATCTCTCGATTCTGCAACCGAGAAAGCTGTTCTGGTGACTAGCGAGAGAATTCTAATCTACAATTATAAATCAGGAGATATCCATCCTGTATTCCTTGAGTTCAACTATGAGAAAAATGAGCAAGGTATTCTGCCCCAAGTCAAACTCTTTCCCAACTCAACTAATAATGATACAAGTGTCGTGATCGTGGATTCTGTTACAGGGGAAATCCGATACGTAGAGTCATTGAGCCTGGCACCATCTCTGGATATCTTTGACGGCGTGCAAACAACCACCATCAAGCTTTCAGGGAGTGAAATTATAACGATTGTTGAATATTTTGCTGGAATCGGCTTAATTATTGCTACCAGCAATAGGCATGTGCTAACATTGTCGGTGAATGATCACcttggaaaaacaaaatttGTTGTCAACGATGTCTATGCACCAAAGTCATTGATGAACATATTTCTTGGACTGACCTCGCATACCGCTACGAGCTACGAAAACGCAAATAAAGTGATAGCTATTGACTGCAAGAATAGAAACGCAGTCACACGTCAATTGTGCATTCAAGAGGAAGACGGAAAACTAATCATTGCAGATTGGGTGAATGGGTCGATTAATATCAGCACACAATATAACCTCAAAGCGCTCCTAGCTGAACAAATAGTGGACTCCGATAATCTCAAAATAAAGGATATTAAACTTATGGGAAACAATGACCTTGTTGTCCTCACATCCTGTCAAGGAAGTACTGGAAAAAGATTACAAATATCCATGGTCAGGATAGAAAACAATCCTTCTGTGATATATGTTCACGAAATCACTAGCATCAATACGACAGATAATTTCCCAAAGTTATCTGTGACAAACGAAATCGCAAGTATAATAACCGAGTCTTCCATCATTATGACAGATACTGAGTCTGGCTTAAATGAAAGATGGGAAGAT
This window of the Ogataea parapolymorpha DL-1 chromosome VII, whole genome shotgun sequence genome carries:
- a CDS encoding Ribosome biogenesis protein RPF2 codes for the protein MIRTIKPKNARSKRALDKRQPKIVENVKTALFVPGTTSNKALHDISVDLAALKKPDVKRFTKKNEVLPFEDASKLEFFSEKNDASLLVFMSSNKKRPNNLTFVRTFNYKIYDMVELLVLNNYKLLEEFKKATFQVGLKPMFVFNGPIFDTHPLFKQIKSLFLDFFRGEVTKLQDVSGLQHVIAVSAIEEDDNDESISKLPLVHFRVYKLKTYKSAEPKLPRVELEETGPRLDFKIGRHQYPDPEMEKEALKVPKQLQPTQKKNVDVDRMGDKIAKVHVGTQDLSKLQTRKMKGLKSKYDQLSDSEDEVSGDEDGISDGEEDEIIDSSADQEEGDTEFLDAEEELPERKKRRV